A genomic region of Marinobacter sp. NP-4(2019) contains the following coding sequences:
- a CDS encoding ABC transporter ATP-binding protein, with amino-acid sequence MTNSLLEVKNLNTLYGRSHILHDLSFNLAKGQSMSLMGRNGMGKTTTLKSILGIVPPRSGHVYFDGEDISKLPTWKRMRRDIAYVPEGRGMFHNLTVKEHLQMAARPGSNGESGWHYDRVLETFPRLQERLSNLGTELSGGEQQMLAIGRALVTNPRLMILDEATEGLAPLIREDIWNVIATIRESGISTLIVDKNIKALKKLCDRHVVIVKGTVHFDGSSAELDQNLEKVETALSV; translated from the coding sequence ATGACCAACAGCCTGCTGGAGGTAAAGAACCTCAATACCCTGTACGGCCGCAGCCACATCCTGCACGACCTGTCGTTCAACCTGGCCAAGGGCCAGTCCATGAGCCTGATGGGCCGCAACGGCATGGGCAAGACCACCACCCTCAAGTCCATCCTCGGCATCGTGCCGCCACGCAGCGGCCACGTGTATTTCGACGGCGAGGACATCAGCAAGCTGCCCACCTGGAAGCGCATGCGCCGGGACATCGCCTATGTGCCCGAAGGCCGTGGCATGTTCCACAACCTCACAGTGAAGGAGCACCTGCAGATGGCGGCACGCCCCGGTAGCAACGGGGAATCCGGCTGGCACTACGATCGTGTTCTGGAGACCTTCCCACGCCTGCAGGAACGCCTGTCCAATCTCGGTACGGAGCTATCCGGTGGCGAGCAGCAGATGCTGGCGATCGGCCGGGCCCTGGTCACCAACCCTCGACTGATGATTCTGGACGAGGCCACCGAGGGCCTGGCGCCGCTGATCCGCGAGGACATCTGGAATGTGATTGCGACGATTCGTGAATCGGGCATTTCCACGCTGATCGTGGACAAGAACATCAAGGCACTGAAGAAGCTGTGCGACCGTCATGTGGTGATTGTGAAAGGGACGGTTCACTTTGATGGTAGCTCCGCGGAGCTTGATCAAAACCTGGAAAAGGTCGAAACCGCACTCAGCGTGTGA
- a CDS encoding ABC transporter ATP-binding protein, whose product MANDIILETESLSKHWGGIKALNDISLQFHDKQLHGVVGPNGAGKSTLLNMLCGTLQPTSGCIFHKGEQIEGMKPWKFVRRGIGRSFQKTNIYADATCLENCAVAAQRRFAGSFNLFVSRHSNTLVREAAEKALHQVGLESRINTIAAEISYGEQRQLELAMVLATDPCILLLDEPMAGMGHEESQRIIELLNELKQTYCIVLVEHDMDAIFELSDQLTVLDNGTHLITGTVDEVRNEPLVKEAYLGKEDDEEEEAA is encoded by the coding sequence ATGGCCAACGACATCATTCTGGAAACCGAATCCCTCAGCAAACACTGGGGTGGCATCAAGGCGCTCAATGATATTTCGCTGCAGTTCCACGATAAGCAGCTGCATGGCGTGGTCGGTCCCAACGGCGCGGGCAAGAGCACGCTGCTGAACATGCTGTGCGGCACCCTGCAGCCCACCAGCGGTTGCATCTTTCACAAGGGTGAACAGATCGAAGGCATGAAACCCTGGAAATTCGTGCGCCGGGGCATCGGCCGCAGCTTCCAGAAAACCAACATCTATGCCGACGCCACCTGCCTGGAAAACTGCGCGGTGGCCGCCCAGCGCCGCTTTGCCGGCAGCTTCAACCTGTTTGTGTCGCGTCATTCCAATACACTGGTCCGTGAAGCGGCGGAAAAGGCCCTGCATCAGGTAGGGCTGGAAAGCCGGATCAACACCATTGCGGCGGAAATTTCCTATGGCGAACAACGCCAGCTGGAACTGGCCATGGTACTGGCGACCGATCCGTGCATCCTGTTGCTGGACGAGCCCATGGCCGGCATGGGCCACGAGGAATCCCAGCGCATCATCGAGCTGCTGAACGAGCTCAAGCAAACCTACTGCATTGTGCTGGTGGAGCACGATATGGATGCCATTTTCGAGCTCTCCGACCAATTGACGGTACTGGATAACGGCACCCATCTGATCACCGGCACCGTGGACGAAGTACGCAACGAGCCCCTGGTAAAAGAGGCGTACCTCGGGAAAGAAGACGACGAGGAGGAGGAAGCGGCATGA